In Mercurialis annua linkage group LG6, ddMerAnnu1.2, whole genome shotgun sequence, the following are encoded in one genomic region:
- the LOC130015681 gene encoding uncharacterized protein LOC130015681: protein MGPLRTFNILRDYVKNLKPNVVFLMETRMDKRRMERVCRNLEMEGLFTVDCEGKSGGLALMWGSSGTKVTILGSSKFHIDCFVEDENLNKWRYTGVYGNPVQAQRIHTWTLMNRLRAMFNGPWICGGDFNEILKEEEKEGGAPKAASLIRNFQEALNDCGLVDVGCGDGEVTWWGNRGSGVVKEKLDRFVVNSDWNLIYPDCVVKYLDFWGSDHRPIVLCGKQENCGDRGKRKRGSRFHFEEAWALKAEFTEVVKKEWQRNPSGGSVVDISHKLKRCSDVFKKWDNHSNKGMKREIAARREKLRVLMNAPAADFNFDRVKEMERDLDSLLHEEEVRWKQRARTDWLAHGDKNTRYFQLRATKRRARNQIKGLQDELGIWKEEPAAIEGIIQSYFKSMFESTKPSSVEIDEVLKHVTTEVSGSMNDTLCKRFGDEEIVKALKDMAPTKAPGKDGFPALFYQRYWQVVGKEITEVCLLILNSEIEVNCINETIISLIPKIKNAKCMSHFRPISLCNVLYKIVSKAIANRLRMVLDSIIDSAQSAVVPGRQIIDNALIGFECIHVIKNSRKKKDGMMALKLDMSKAYDRVEWIFVEQMMRKLGFRDQWISKVMRCVSSVQFSFLLNGSVKGKIRAERGLRQGDPLSPYLFLICAQGLSSMINSAVNKKLISGIKFGDGCHISHLFFADDSLLFCKANSQECSLIKEILQVYSKASGQVINMEKSALSFGKGTRPETREEIKSIFNVPEVKCHEKYLGLPSSVGRCKGNSFQSIKDRIWQKLNDWKSSLFSGGGKDVLIRAVVQAIPTYFMNCFKFPKSLIDAIERLCNKFWWGSSDVAKRIHWAKWNLLCRSKCKGGLGFRDLECFNKSLLAKQGWRILDQPESLMARMFKGRYFKNSSFLEAKCPRTASYTWKSIMWGRELLSEGLRWRIGTGENVHIYGDKWVPMEKSFKIQSLPVLDIDAHVVSLMRVQGCWNTELIHASFSTEEAASIISIPLARTRQADRWRWHYDKKGKFTVRSGYHLAMEVKYNASSSDSTGAMKWWKAFWKNPVPLKVNVFLWKCFHNWIPVRLNLQRRGMCIDVSCPNCGTDIESSIHALWFCNEAKLVWNSWPSSALLKPGRSWSLQDFLVSAQLVLSKTDFAVFGVILWLVWHARNTKLFGGDHKPRDQVVQWAITYVDDFRTANEKKTSGGMRREVGREAATDNRWVPPRGNVFAVNVDAGFAEDTFTTGVVIRDWRGEVLTAECSRYEGRPGVDEGEACAIRDGIILATETNLTPFVINSDSKVAVDSFNNTNLPCNSVGLIAQDCLELVKNRNCNGFIHVNRNSNVVAHMLARKAFSANHIRSRWMGHVPPDITRYVLADHSALV, encoded by the coding sequence ATGGGCCCCCTTCGAACGTTCAATATTTTAAGAGATTATGTCAAAAATCTCAAGCCTAATGTGGTGTTCCTTATGGAGACAAGAATGGATAAGAGGAGAATGGAAAGAGTTTGCAGAAATTTAGAGATGGAAGGGCTGTTCACGGTGGATTGTGAGGGCAAAAGTGGTGGATTGGCGTTGATGTGGGGAAGTTCAGGTACGAAGGTAACCATTCTGGGCTCCTCTAAATTTCACATCGACTGTTTTGTTGAGGATGAGAATCTTAATAAGTGGAGGTATACTGGGGTGTATGGAAATCCTGTTCAAGCTCAGAGGATTCATACATGGACGTTGATGAATAGGCTTAGGGCTATGTTTAATGGCCCATGGATTTGTGGGGGAGACTTTAATGAGATCCTTAAAGAAGAGGAGAAGGAAGGAGGAGCCCCTAAAGCTGCCTCTTTGATACGCAACTTTCAGGAAGCGTTGAATGATTGTGGTCTTGTTGATGTGGGCTGCGGCGATGGAGAAGTCACTTGGTGGGGAAATAGAGGCTCTGGTGTTGTTAAAGAGAAGCTGGACAGGTTTGTGGTCAATTCGGACTGGAACCTAATTTATCCAGACTGTGTAGTTAAGTATCTGGATTTTTGGGGCTCGGATCACAGACCGATAGTTTTATGTGGGAAGCAGGAAAATTGTGGTGACCGAGGAAAGAGGAAAAGGGGGAGTAGATTTCACTTTGAAGAAGCTTGGGCTCTTAAAGCTGAATTTACGGAGGTTGTGAAGAAAGAATGGCAGAGGAACCCTAGTGGAGGGAGTGTGGTTGATATATCTCATAAGCTGAAAAGATGCAGTGATGTTTTCAAGAAATGGGATAATCATTCCAACAAAGGGATGAAAAGGGAGATAGCAGCGAGGAGAGAAAAGCTGAGAGTTTTGATGAATGCTCCTGCTgctgattttaattttgatagagTTAAAGAAATGGAGAGGGACCTTGACTCTCTTTTGCATGAGGAAGAGGTGAGATGGAAGCAGAGAGCTAGAACAGATTGGCTAGCTCACGGGGATAAAAACACGAGATACTTCCAGCTTAGAGCTACGAAACGTAGGGCGAGAAATCAGATTAAAGGCTTGCAAGATGAACTGGGGATTTGGAAGGAGGAACCAGCAGCCATAGAAGGGATTATTCAGAGTTACTTTAAGTCCATGTTTGAGTCTACTAAACCGAGTAGCGTGGAGATAGATGAAGTTTTGAAGCACGTCACAACAGAGGTTAGCGGAAGCATGAATGACACACTCTGTAAAAGATTTGGGGATGAAGAGATAGTTAAAGCTCTGAAGGATATGGCCCCCACAAAGGCACCAGGCAAAGACGGTTTTCCAGCTCTGTTTTACCAGAGATATTGGCAGGTGGTGGGCAAGGAAATCACTGAGGTTTGTCTCTTAATCCTGAATAGTGAGATTGAAGTTAATTGCATTAATGAGACGATTATTTCTCTTATTCCCAAGATTAAGAATGCCAAATGTATGTCACATTTTAGGCCTATTAGCTTATGCAATGTGTTGTATAAGATTGTTTCTAAGGCTATTGCTAATAGACTTAGAATGGTGTTAGACAGTATTATTGACAGTGCACAGAGTGCTGTCGTGCCTGGTAGACAGATTATTGATAATGCCCTGATTGGTTTTGAGTGCATTCATGTGATAAAGAATTCTCGAAAGAAGAAAGATGGGATGATGGCCTTAAAGCTAGACATGTCTAAGGCCTACGACAGAGTCGAGTGGATTTTTGTGGAACAAATGATGAGGAAGCTAGGGTTTAGAGATCAATGGATTTCTAAAGTTATGCGTTGTGTGTCTTCTGTTCAGTTTTCATTTCTGTTAAATGGGAGCGTTAAAGGAAAGATCAGAGCTGAGAGAGGGTTGAGACAGGGGGATCCGTTATCCCCTTATTTGTTTCTGATTTGTGCACAGGGATTATCAAGCATGATCAACAGTGCAGTGAATAAGAAGTTAATTTCTGGAATTAAGTTTGGGGATGGGTGTCATATTTCTCACTTGTTTTTTGCTGATGACAGCTTGTTGTTTTGTAAGGCTAATTCCCAAGAGTGTAGTTTGATTAAAGAGATTTTGCAGGTGTATAGCAAAGCATCTGGCCAAGTTATAAACATGGAGAAATCTGCTTTGTCGTTTGGAAAGGGAACCAGGCCTGAAACAAGAGAGGAAATCAAAAGTATCTTCAATGTCCCAGAAGTTAAGTGTCATGAGAAGTATCTTGGTCTTCCATCCTCTGTGGGAAGATGCAAAGGTAACAGCTTTCAATCCATTAAAGATAGAATATGGCAAAAACTTAATGATTGGAAAAGCTCCCTGTTCTCGGGTGGAGGTAAGGATGTGTTGATCAGAGCAGTTGTACAAGCTATTCCTACTTATTTTATGAATTGCTTTAAATTCCCCAAATCCCTTATCGATGCCATTGAAAGACTTTGCAATAAATTTTGGTGGGGGAGTAGTGATGTGGCTAAAAGAATTCATTGGGCTAAGTGGAATTTGTTGTGTAGATCTAAATGTAAAGGTGGGTTGGGATTTAGGGATTTGGAGTGCTTTAACAAAAGTTTACTTGCTAAACAGGGGTGGAGGATTCTGGATCAACCAGAGAGTTTGATGGCTAGAATGTTTAAGGGTAGATACTTTAAAAATAGCTCCTTTTTGGAGGCTAAATGCCCTAGGACTGCATCTTATACGTGGAAAAGTATTATGTGGGGTAGAGAATTGCTTAGTGAGGGGCTGAGATGGAGGATTGGAACGGGGGAAAATGTGCATATCTATGGGGATAAATGGGTTCCTATGgaaaaatcctttaaaattcAGAGTTTGCCCGTTCTTGATATAGATGCGCATGTTGTTTCTCTTATGAGGGTGCAGGGGTGTTGGAATACTGAGCTAATCCATGCCTCTTTTTCTACAGAGGAGGCTGCAAGTATAATCAGCATCCCTCTGGCGAGAACTAGACAGGCAGACAGATGGAGGTGGCATTATGATAAGAAGGGTAAGTTCACAGTGAGAAGTGGGTACCATTTGGCAATGGAGGTTAAATATAATGCTTCAAGCTCTGATTCTACAGGTGCTATGAAATGGTGGAAAGCTTTTTGGAAAAATCCTGTCCCTCTGAAAGTCAATGTGTTCCTGTGGAAGTGCTTTCATAACTGGATTCCAGTGAGGCTTAATCTACAGAGAAGAGGTATGTGTATTGATGTGTCTTGCCCAAATTGTGGGACTGATATAGAATCTAGTATTCATGCGTTATGGTTCTGTAATGAAGCTAAGTTGGTTTGGAATTCCTGGCCTTCTTCTGCTTTGTTAAAACCTGGTAGAAGTTGGAGCCTCCAAGACTTTCTGGTTTCTGCTCAGTTAGTGTTGAGTAAAACTGATTTTGCTGTTTTTGGTGTCATTCTCTGGTTAGTTTGGCATGCTAGGAACACCAAGCTATTTGGTGGGGATCATAAACCCAGGGATCAGGTAGTTCAGTGGGCCATTACTTATGTTGATGACTTCAGAACAGCTAATGAGAAGAAGACTAGTGGAGGGATGCGAAGAGAAGTAGGCAGGGAGGCTGCTACTGATAATAGATGGGTGCCTCCTAGAGGAAATGTGTTTGCTGTTAATGTTGATGCTGGATTTGCAGAAGATACTTTCACTACGGGAGTGGTCATTAGGGACTGGCGTGGAGAGGTTCTGACTGCAGAGTGTAGCAGGTATGAAGGAAGACCAGGTGTGGATGAAGGGGAAGCATGTGCAATCAGGGACGGCATTATTCTGGCAACAGAGACTAATCTTACTCCTTTTGTGATCAACTCTGACTCAAAAGTTGCAGTGGATAGCTTCAACAACACTAATCTGCCTTGTAATAGTGTGGGTCTTATTGCACAAGATTGCCTTGAACTAGTTAAGAACAGAAACTGTAATGGTTTTATTCATGTTAACAGGAACAGTAATGTGGTGGCTCATATGCTTGCTAGGAAAGCTTTTTCTGCAAACCACATTAGATCTAGATGGATGGGGCATGTCCCTCCTGATATTACTCGCTATGTGTTGGCTGACCATTCAGCTCTAGTTTGA
- the LOC126653409 gene encoding VQ motif-containing protein 20 gives MSPTPSFHDHHAKTSINVSLCPPPLKINKDSHMIKKSSSSSLSSPPSSSSSSSGSSSAVAGPAKPPQQQRHPVIIYTHSPKIIHTHPRDFMALVQKLTGISRTDDDDERKPQVVKQEKGNPTSEEDKKNLKIVGNEDNESSSVITDENSAITGDGSQVNSCFVPPIFEPPNPYMTNIPVFTPNSADFLCANQHHHRRQPFYSYTDSLYFTSPANIRSSISSSPSPLEGINEFREY, from the coding sequence ATGAGCCCTACACCTTCATTTCATGATCACCATGCAAAAACCAGCATTAACGTGAGTCTATGTCCTCCGCCGCTCAAAATCAATAAAGACTCTCACATGATCAAGaaatcctcctcctcctcattGTCGTCGCCGCCGTCctcttcctcctcctcctcgggTTCCTCCTCCGCGGTGGCTGGCCCGGCTAAGCCGCCTCAGCAGCAACGTCATCCGGTCATAATCTACACACATTCACCGAAAATAATTCATACACATCCTCGGGATTTCATGGCATTGGTGCAGAAACTCACCGGAATATCACGTACGGACGACGATGATGAGCGGAAGCCTCAAGTTGTTAAGCAAGAAAAAGGTAACCCTACATCGGAGGAagataaaaagaatttaaagatCGTTGGAAATGAAGATAATGAGTCATCGTCGGTTATCACCGACGAGAATTCGGCGATCACCGGCGACGGTTCACAGGTTAATTCTTGTTTTGTGCCTCCGATATTTGAGCCGCCGAATCCTTATATGACGAATATTCCGGTTTTTACACCAAATTCAGCTGATTTTTTATGTGCAAATCAGCACCATCATCGCCGTCAGCCATTTTATAGTTATACAGATTCTTTATATTTTACCTCACCGGCTAACATTAGGAGCTCCATTTCGTCGTCGCCGTCGCCATTGGAGGGGATAAACGAGTTCCGTGAATATTAG
- the LOC126653410 gene encoding putative F-box/kelch-repeat protein At1g15680 isoform X2: MGGCGGEGERKEISASMNRVLRDDLLVEILHRVPCKSAFQCKSVCKKWRDLISSKYFLNRFDRHHRSDHEKKIQELGNFSVEYFFPHLFFNPSEYKHQISFDFLPFFNSLPEKTTHFIAGASNDLFLCTEDLQIQDQPVFYVCNPITKHSIALPPPPPRTVLDDISDAFLGSAVFGFSSYNTKFTVVRVLLPVTGKRELFEFQVDVFSSDTGKWARLIAASPKPLMWCSGTPAVYYRGLLHWVSVFGKQIVVYDLIKCAELWMKP; the protein is encoded by the exons ATGGGCGGCTGCGGCGGCGAAGGTGAAAGGAAGGAAATAAGTGCGTCTATGAACAGAGTACTGCGGGATGATTTGTTGGTGGAGATTCTGCATAGAGTTCCTTGCAAATCCGCCTTCCAGTGTAAGTCTGTATGTAAGAAATGGCGAGACCTAATTTCATCAAAGTATTTCCTTAATCGATTTGACCGCCACCACCGTTCCGATCatgagaaaaaaattcaagaattaGGGAATTTCTCCGTCGAATACTTTTTTCCTCATCTGTTCTTCAATCCTTCCGAGTATAAACATCaaatttcttttgatttcttACCCTTCTTCAATTCACTACCAGAAAAAACAACTCATTTTATTGCGGGTGCAAGCAACGATCTGTTCTTGTGCACGGAGGATCTGCAAATTCAAGACCAACCGGTGTTTTATGTCTGCAATCCCATCACCAAGCATTCCATTGCTCTCCCTCCACCACCTCCTCGTACCGTGTTGGATGATATCTCCGATGCATTTCTTGGTTCGGCTGTGTTTGGTTTCTCGTCGTACAACACAAAATTCACGGTGGTTCGAGTTCTTCTTCCTGTTACAGGTAAGAGAGAACTTTTTGAGTTTCAGGTTGATGTATTTTCTTCCGACACCGGAAAATGGGCACGTTTGATTGCCGCATCTCCAAAACCCCTTATGTGGTGCTCTGGAACTCCGGCCGTCTACTATCGCGGGTTGCTGCATTGGGTTTCTGTGTTTGGAAAGCAGATTGTTGTTTATGAT CTGATCAAGTGTGCTGAATTGTGGATGAAACCGTGA
- the LOC126653410 gene encoding putative F-box/kelch-repeat protein At1g15680 isoform X1 — MGGCGGEGERKEISASMNRVLRDDLLVEILHRVPCKSAFQCKSVCKKWRDLISSKYFLNRFDRHHRSDHEKKIQELGNFSVEYFFPHLFFNPSEYKHQISFDFLPFFNSLPEKTTHFIAGASNDLFLCTEDLQIQDQPVFYVCNPITKHSIALPPPPPRTVLDDISDAFLGSAVFGFSSYNTKFTVVRVLLPVTGKRELFEFQVDVFSSDTGKWARLIAASPKPLMWCSGTPAVYYRGLLHWVSVFGKQIVVYDVSKNSFSFIIAPPHNFFRDVAMLLALSSEVLYMCQLRYDNDSTLKMWKLNYLNNNEQPEWVFEGQFELEEFIRHGPSWMKDLRLYRVIAIHPYDHSILYLGGGVRRQHVVSCNLRTKTLKLAYESSNDYLCNTVYMMGLQLWPTLISPIP, encoded by the coding sequence ATGGGCGGCTGCGGCGGCGAAGGTGAAAGGAAGGAAATAAGTGCGTCTATGAACAGAGTACTGCGGGATGATTTGTTGGTGGAGATTCTGCATAGAGTTCCTTGCAAATCCGCCTTCCAGTGTAAGTCTGTATGTAAGAAATGGCGAGACCTAATTTCATCAAAGTATTTCCTTAATCGATTTGACCGCCACCACCGTTCCGATCatgagaaaaaaattcaagaattaGGGAATTTCTCCGTCGAATACTTTTTTCCTCATCTGTTCTTCAATCCTTCCGAGTATAAACATCaaatttcttttgatttcttACCCTTCTTCAATTCACTACCAGAAAAAACAACTCATTTTATTGCGGGTGCAAGCAACGATCTGTTCTTGTGCACGGAGGATCTGCAAATTCAAGACCAACCGGTGTTTTATGTCTGCAATCCCATCACCAAGCATTCCATTGCTCTCCCTCCACCACCTCCTCGTACCGTGTTGGATGATATCTCCGATGCATTTCTTGGTTCGGCTGTGTTTGGTTTCTCGTCGTACAACACAAAATTCACGGTGGTTCGAGTTCTTCTTCCTGTTACAGGTAAGAGAGAACTTTTTGAGTTTCAGGTTGATGTATTTTCTTCCGACACCGGAAAATGGGCACGTTTGATTGCCGCATCTCCAAAACCCCTTATGTGGTGCTCTGGAACTCCGGCCGTCTACTATCGCGGGTTGCTGCATTGGGTTTCTGTGTTTGGAAAGCAGATTGTTGTTTATGATGTGAGTAAAAACAGCTTCTCGTTCATTATTGCTCCTCCTCATAATTTCTTTAGAGATGTAGCAATGTTACTTGCTTTATCCTCAGAGGTTCTCTATATGTGTCAATTGCGTTATGATAATGATAGCACTCTGAAAATGTGGAAACTGAATTACTTGAACAACAACGAGCAGCCCGAGTGGGTATTCGAGGGCCAATTTGAGTTAGAAGAGTTCATCCGCCATGGCCCTAGTTGGATGAAAGATTTGCGACTCTACCGAGTGATTGCTATCCATCCATATGATCACAGTATTTTATATTTGGGTGGTGGTGTTCGAAGACAGCATGTTGTTTCTTGCAATTTGAGAACCAAAACCTTGAAATTGGCATATGAGTCTTCAAATGATTACCTCTGTAATACTGTTTATATGATGGGacttcaattgtggccaactcttaTATCTCCAATTCCTTAA
- the LOC126653871 gene encoding uncharacterized protein LOC126653871 yields the protein MDNDSKQLTSQERLEVGKSSATETRSDDKNSTTGEDVDKNSCVKADHGADILAGAGEENDHTGELNEVQDENGGAGDNGDGNGGASNNLGDGGAGDNGNSEGDVNGNGEGDADHNLGNGGDGDNGNDGDGDNFGNGGDDGNGNGNENGDGGDERLAVQIINLCVAVVLTVTLLVTAVLLIAWLDGHNPYKYDL from the exons ATGGATAATGATAGCAAGCAATTAACTTCTCAGGAGAGACTCGAAGTAGGGAAATCGTCAGCAACGGAAACTCGGTCTGATGATAAA AACTCAACTACAGGGGAAGATGTTGATAAGAATAGTTGTGTGAAAGCGGATCACGGAGCTGACATTCTTGCCGGCGCCGGTGAGGAAAATGACCATACGGGAGAGTTGAATGAAGTACAGGATGAAAACGGCGGTGCCGGTGATAACGGTGACGGTAACGGTGGTGCAAGTAATAATTTGGGTGACGGTGGTGCTGGTGATAACGGTAACAGCGAAGGTGATGTTAACGGTAACGGCGAAGGTGATGCTGATCATAATTTGGGCAACGGTGGTGATGGTGATAACGGTAACGATGGTGATGGTGATAATTTTGGTAACGGTGGTGATGATGGTAACGGGAACGGGAACGAAAATGGCGACGGTGGTGATGAACGTTTGGCTgtacaaataataaatttatgcgTAGCGGTTGTGCTAACGGTAACGCTACTGGTAACGGCGGTGCTGTTAATAGCTTGGCTGGACGGGCACAATCCGTATAAATATGATTTATAG
- the LOC126687531 gene encoding uncharacterized protein LOC126687531 encodes MRVKLNLWLLPIYPRIKNFMWRALHGALPIGEQLITRCNITINCIHCGGVESMVHMLFLCPFSQRIWFASPLGLRKLNFPSLPFHLLWRYLTTALISQDPSKKLLNLCCFVCWFIWKSRNKLQFEHEQQCALKVMHAAVAAYSEYAGINPDSLSSYSVNNNIIVQDAWVAPPPGFIKLNYDASTSRVHHCGFVAAIARDSNGLVIGRFHAYFRHIWDPGILELLALRESLNWAVLCSWNNVIMEGDALQVSQVINSHNIVDYRTWGICQDVWRLKQRFVNCLVQYGSRKFNGLAHDLASVVKSFYIQAL; translated from the coding sequence ATGAGAGTAAAGTTAAATCTATGGCTATTACCAATTTATCCTCGCATCAAAAATTTTATGTGGCGTGCTCTTCATGGTGCTTTGCCAATTGGGGAACAATTGATTACTCgatgtaatattactattaacTGTATTCACTGTGGCGGGGTTGAATCAATGGTTCATATGCTGTTTCTTTGTCCATTTTCTCAGAGAATATGGTTTGCTTCACCATTGGGTTTGCGTAAGTTGAATTTCCCATCTCTGCCTTTTCATTTACTTTGGCGTTATCTCACTACTGCTTTGATTTCACAGGATCCATCTAAGAAATTGTTAAACCTCTGCTGTTTTGTTTGTTGGTTTATATGGAAAAGCCGAAATAAGTTACAGTTTGAACATGAGCAACAATGTGCGTTGAAGGTGATGCACGCTGCAGTTGCTGCTTATTCTGAATATGCAGGTATTAATCCAGATTCCTTATCCTCATATTCagtaaacaataatataatagttCAGGATGCATGGGTAGCACCTCCTCCAGGATTCATAAAATTGAATTACGATGCATCTACTTCTCGAGTACATCATTGCGGTTTTGTAGCTGCAATAGCAAGGGATTCTAATGGTTTGGTGATTGGCCGTTTTCATGCATATTTCAGACATATTTGGGATCCGGGAATTTTGGAACTTTTGGCACTTCGAGAATCTTTGAATTGGGCTGTTTTATGTTCATGGAATAATGTTATAATGGAAGGTGACGCTCTTCAAGTCTCACAGGTCATTAATTCACATAATATAGTGGACTACCGTACTTGGGGGATTTGTCAAGATGTATGGCGTCTCAAGCAGCGTTTTGTTAACTGTTTAGTTCAATATGGCAGTCGTAAGTTTAATGGGTTAGCACACGACTTAGCTTCTGTGGTTAAGTCATTTTATATTCAGGCGTTGTAA